Genomic window (Methanobacterium formicicum):
TGCACCTTTGGAAAGGGCAACTTAATTTTCAAAGATTATGGAAAAAACGTCTACACTTTCGTCAATAGAAATACAGGGGAAACATTAAGATTATCTTTGAATGTGGCCATTGATGAATTAGACCCTGATTTTGCCGAGGTTAGGACAAAAGCATTTGCCGGAGAAGCTAATCCTAAAGAGGAAGAAGAGTTTGAAAGAAGGAAGGATGCTATATCTGATAAAATTCTGGGCATGCCTGAAAATGAACTCTTCAAGATAGAGTACGTGGATATTGAAACCCCGGAGAAGGCCAGGATATTTGGGTCAGTGAAATGTTCCAAATGTGGTGAACTGGTAGCTGAACACCGTGCCCGGGTAGAAAACGGTGAATTCGTCTGCATACCCTGTTTTGATGATTATTCAAGAAACTAAACTTCTTACTTTCATATTAATTTTTTTCACATTCTTTTTTTTACGTTCCTTTTTGATTTCATGGTGCCTCTTACACTTCGATCTGGTGTATTACTTAATTGGAGCCATTTATAAGCATGTTATTATTTTGTTTTTGAGTATTACTTTCCAAAGATTCCTTTATAAATGTATTATTACATTAATCGAAAGTATTATAAATAAATTAAGCAAATCAATGCTTAATCGGAGGTGT
Coding sequences:
- a CDS encoding FmdE family protein codes for the protein MAINGDMLSNIIEFHGHSCPGLAIGIRAGDLATEKLISSRARDEELLAIVENDSCSVDAIQVITGCTFGKGNLIFKDYGKNVYTFVNRNTGETLRLSLNVAIDELDPDFAEVRTKAFAGEANPKEEEEFERRKDAISDKILGMPENELFKIEYVDIETPEKARIFGSVKCSKCGELVAEHRARVENGEFVCIPCFDDYSRN